The nucleotide window CACGCCCCGGGGAAACCCGGCGGCGTGATGAACCAATGAAAGGTGGCTCATGTCCTGGAGTGACGAGCGCGTCGAACTGCTGAAGAAAATGTGGAGCGAGGGCCAGTCGGCCAGCCAGATCGCCAAGGAACTGGGCGGCGTGACCCGCAACGCGGTGATCGGCAAGGTGCACCGCCTTGGCCTGTCGAACCGCAGCGGCTCGGGCAATGGCGCCGCCGCGTCCGAGACACCGGCCAAGGCCAAGCCCGCCGCCAAGGCGAAACCGGCTGCCAAGGCCAAGCCTTCCGCGCCCAAGCCCGAGGCGAAAAAGCCCGAACCCAAGGAAGAGCCCGCGCCCACCGCCGCGGCAAGCCGCGTCAAGGCGATCATCCCGGCGGGCCAGCCCCTGCCGCCGCAACCTTCGGCGAACGAGATCGACCCCGCCGCGCTGGCCAAGGTCAGCGAGATCGAGAAGAAGGCGAAGAAGCTGTCGCTGATGGAATTGACCGAGCGGACCTGCAAGTGGCCCGTGGGCGATCCGGCGACGGATGATTTCTGGTTCTGCGGTCTGCCGGTGAAAGCCGGCAAGCCCTATTGCGAGGCCCATGTCGGCGTCGCGTTCCAGCCCATGAGCTCGCGTCGCGACCGCAAGCGGTAGGATCAGTCGGTCTCTGACAGCCACCGGGGCCGCAGCACCATGACGGTGGGCTG belongs to Roseovarius sp. THAF27 and includes:
- a CDS encoding GcrA family cell cycle regulator, yielding MSWSDERVELLKKMWSEGQSASQIAKELGGVTRNAVIGKVHRLGLSNRSGSGNGAAASETPAKAKPAAKAKPAAKAKPSAPKPEAKKPEPKEEPAPTAAASRVKAIIPAGQPLPPQPSANEIDPAALAKVSEIEKKAKKLSLMELTERTCKWPVGDPATDDFWFCGLPVKAGKPYCEAHVGVAFQPMSSRRDRKR